The following are encoded in a window of Wolbachia endosymbiont (group B) of Hofmannophila pseudospretella genomic DNA:
- a CDS encoding glycosyltransferase family 2 protein has translation MPVLQTDNVEKIKFDSSLCKEQEKLFYYRFNIIPWQKLNDTTFFMVEDISQDINLWVESHYGIEYVLIKANSEQILNLLNSHFGISEFASNYLYYKNPNFSAKSIRLSSIFFSSFFVIISTLTLTKKYAYFALVLIFIIGCSSSLFKFVTKIFGLRKISNQKADYDKMNEPIYTILLPAFKENAVIKQLIKSIESLDYPKSKLDVKLVIESDDQEMLAAIEKCTLPQYFEVIKVPHSLPRTKAKSCNYAMNFIRGKYVVIYDADDKPDPLQLKKALIEFNKGDEKLACVQAKLNYYNFGCNFLTKFFSLEYMNWFQYFLPGFQKMNMPIPLGGSSNHFSVEILKKVLFWDAYNVTEDADLGLRFAQMGYKTRIIDSETLEESPTTVFAWIKQRARWIKGYMQTYIVHLKNIKLLFKHTGLKGILLLNFFVGSSAFIFFTTPFLLLSLVLTQILNELFLYYFIIVYGINLIFLIIAIRQQKMPFYFYIVSIFFPVYSLLHSVAAFLALWEFVIHPQHGLWKQNL, from the coding sequence ATGCCTGTACTTCAAACTGATAATGTAGAAAAAATTAAATTTGATTCTAGTTTATGCAAAGAACAAGAGAAACTTTTCTACTATAGGTTTAATATAATTCCTTGGCAAAAATTAAATGATACTACTTTTTTTATGGTTGAAGACATAAGCCAAGATATCAACCTTTGGGTCGAATCTCATTACGGTATTGAATATGTATTAATAAAAGCGAATAGCGAACAGATTTTAAATCTTCTTAACTCGCACTTTGGTATTTCAGAATTCGCAAGTAACTACTTATATTATAAGAATCCTAATTTTTCAGCTAAAAGCATTAGGCTCAGTTCAATCTTTTTTTCCTCTTTTTTTGTTATAATTTCGACTTTAACACTGACAAAAAAATATGCATATTTTGCTTTGGTGTTGATATTTATAATCGGATGTTCTAGTTCTTTATTCAAATTTGTAACTAAAATTTTTGGCTTGCGTAAAATTTCTAACCAAAAAGCAGATTATGATAAGATGAATGAACCTATATATACTATTTTATTGCCTGCTTTTAAAGAGAATGCGGTTATAAAGCAATTGATTAAGAGCATTGAAAGTTTGGATTATCCAAAATCAAAATTAGATGTAAAGCTTGTAATAGAGAGCGATGACCAAGAAATGTTGGCAGCTATAGAAAAATGCACTTTACCACAGTATTTTGAAGTAATAAAAGTGCCTCATTCTCTGCCTAGAACAAAAGCTAAGTCATGCAATTATGCTATGAATTTTATTAGAGGAAAGTATGTGGTAATATATGATGCAGATGACAAGCCAGATCCATTGCAGTTGAAAAAAGCACTCATTGAATTTAATAAGGGCGACGAAAAGTTGGCTTGTGTACAGGCGAAATTAAATTACTATAACTTTGGTTGCAATTTTCTTACAAAATTCTTTTCTCTTGAGTATATGAACTGGTTTCAATATTTTTTGCCTGGATTTCAAAAAATGAACATGCCAATACCTTTGGGTGGTAGCAGTAACCATTTTTCAGTGGAAATTTTAAAGAAAGTGCTTTTTTGGGATGCTTACAATGTCACTGAAGACGCTGACCTTGGTTTGAGATTTGCACAGATGGGATATAAAACCAGGATTATTGATTCAGAAACGTTGGAAGAATCACCAACTACTGTGTTTGCTTGGATCAAACAAAGAGCACGCTGGATTAAAGGTTATATGCAAACTTATATCGTTCATTTAAAAAATATAAAATTACTTTTTAAGCACACTGGGCTTAAGGGGATTTTGCTATTAAACTTTTTTGTTGGTTCCTCAGCTTTTATATTTTTTACAACTCCTTTTTTGTTGCTTTCATTGGTGCTGACTCAAATTTTGAATGAATTATTCTTATATTATTTTATAATAGTATACGGTATTAACTTGATTTTTTTGATAATAGCTATCAGACAACAAAAAATGCCTTTTTATTTTTATATAGTATCAATATTTTTTCCCGTCTATAGTCTACTACATAGCGTTGCAGCTTTTCTCGCTTTGTGGGAATTTGTTATTCACCCTCAGCATGGCTTATGGAAGCAAAACCTGTAG
- a CDS encoding F0F1 ATP synthase subunit C, with translation MDLVALKFVAVGLMAFAMLGAGLGVANIFSTMLSGIARNPESEGQMKTYVYVGAAMVEIMGFLAFVIAMILIL, from the coding sequence ATGGATTTAGTAGCTTTAAAATTTGTAGCGGTTGGTTTGATGGCGTTTGCTATGTTAGGTGCTGGTTTGGGTGTAGCTAATATTTTCTCTACTATGCTAAGTGGGATTGCGAGAAACCCTGAATCGGAAGGTCAAATGAAAACTTACGTTTATGTTGGTGCTGCTATGGTTGAGATTATGGGATTTCTTGCGTTTGTAATTGCGATGATATTAATATTGTAG
- a CDS encoding F0F1 ATP synthase subunit A translates to MALNPLEQFKVYTIIELPKLFGYDINFTNSSLFMMISVILMVLFLLFGIRKGAVIPGYLQAAVEYVYDFVVSIIESNTGSKGLEHIPLIFTVFIFILSCNLVGVLPYSFTVTSHVIVTFALSMVVFTYITIVGFKERGVEFLRILLPKGTPWWLAPVIIIIKLFAYLVRPISLSIRLAANMIAGHTIIKVIAGFIVNMNIFFTPAPFLFIIALIGFEVFVAVLQAYIFTILTCVYLSDTVK, encoded by the coding sequence ATGGCGTTAAATCCGCTAGAACAATTTAAAGTATATACAATAATAGAACTACCAAAATTATTTGGGTATGACATAAACTTTACCAACTCATCTCTTTTTATGATGATCTCGGTGATATTAATGGTACTGTTTTTGCTCTTTGGAATAAGAAAAGGTGCAGTAATACCAGGATATTTGCAAGCTGCAGTTGAATATGTATATGATTTTGTTGTTTCAATAATAGAAAGTAACACTGGAAGCAAAGGTTTGGAGCATATTCCTTTGATATTTACAGTATTTATTTTCATTTTATCGTGTAATTTAGTTGGTGTTCTTCCTTATAGTTTCACGGTCACAAGTCATGTAATAGTCACTTTTGCTTTGTCGATGGTGGTTTTTACTTATATAACAATTGTTGGGTTTAAAGAAAGGGGAGTAGAGTTTTTACGCATATTGCTACCAAAAGGAACTCCTTGGTGGCTTGCACCTGTAATAATTATTATTAAGTTGTTTGCTTATTTAGTAAGACCGATTAGCCTATCAATAAGGCTTGCAGCAAATATGATTGCTGGCCATACGATCATCAAAGTAATAGCGGGGTTTATCGTAAATATGAACATATTTTTCACTCCTGCACCTTTTTTGTTTATAATTGCACTAATAGGGTTTGAAGTGTTTGTTGCAGTTTTACAAGCTTATATATTTACTATATTAACGTGCGTATATTTGTCAGATACAGTAAAGTGA
- the pheT gene encoding phenylalanine--tRNA ligase subunit beta gives MKFTLSWLLEHLETNASLEEITDKLTHIGLEVEDVIDNSRLTGFIVAEVLEVVPHPNADKLKLCKVNDGSKILQIVCGANNVREGMKTVLASLGSTLPESDFTIKPTKIRGVLSEGMLCSASELSLTQEESEGIIELSDDYKVGNKFSNCDPVIDINITPNRGDCLGLYGIARDLAATGIGTLKALNIPQLACSINSPVNVKVTDGESFISGIYITNVKNRESPKWLKDKLESIGMRSISAIVDITNYIMISFNRPMHAYNAKTIEGELVVRKANDGEKFIGLNGKEYSLNKDISVISDDKNVHAIAGIIGSKYSECTLETTEIFLESAWFDPISITKSSRQLGISTDSSYRFARSVDPEFIFDGINLAAKMILDLCGGEVSSVVSAGNLNKADTKVNFDYQNVNKLGSVYASPNEIFDILTKLGFSIDKKTECNWDVQVPSWRPDVTIPADLVEEVVRIYGYDKIKEEQLAEDVTVEEETQDDLRILMTSRGFHEVITWSFMSESTAKKFGYLNKLFIIDNPFNNDFNIMRPSIIPNLLKVTADNTAHGTPDFAIFEIGPIYNNEAQSKYVLSGIRSGNNSPKNHYNTDRKIDIFDAKADLITALELFNVNCDNLAIERAEKEYYHPGKSGSLSFRSKIVGCFGELHPSILDFFNIKQKIVGFELILENIENLPISRKKFIDYKYQSVKRDFAFIVNKDVAAGSIINMVKKSSELITEVLIFDVYHGNNIESNKMSIAFSVTFCSPTHTLTEEEIQKESNMIVNLVCKNTEGTLRAHH, from the coding sequence ATGAAATTCACATTATCTTGGTTATTAGAGCACTTAGAAACCAATGCTAGTTTAGAAGAAATTACCGATAAATTAACTCATATAGGGTTAGAAGTAGAAGATGTGATCGATAATTCCAGATTGACTGGGTTTATCGTTGCAGAGGTATTAGAAGTCGTACCTCATCCAAATGCTGATAAATTAAAATTATGTAAAGTAAATGATGGAAGCAAAATTCTACAAATAGTTTGCGGAGCAAACAATGTTAGAGAAGGTATGAAAACTGTACTTGCATCTCTTGGTAGCACATTGCCAGAAAGCGACTTTACAATTAAGCCTACAAAAATACGAGGAGTGCTAAGTGAAGGGATGCTCTGCTCTGCCTCTGAGCTTTCGCTGACTCAAGAGGAAAGTGAAGGAATCATTGAGCTTTCTGATGATTATAAAGTAGGGAATAAATTTTCCAATTGCGATCCTGTAATTGACATAAACATCACTCCAAATCGTGGAGATTGCTTAGGCTTATATGGAATAGCTCGAGATTTAGCAGCAACTGGAATTGGAACGTTAAAGGCTTTAAACATTCCACAACTTGCCTGCTCTATAAATTCACCAGTAAACGTCAAAGTTACTGACGGGGAGAGCTTTATTAGTGGAATATACATCACCAATGTAAAAAATAGAGAGAGCCCAAAATGGTTAAAAGATAAATTGGAATCGATAGGAATGCGCTCCATTTCTGCAATAGTTGATATTACTAATTACATCATGATATCCTTTAACCGCCCAATGCATGCATATAATGCAAAAACAATAGAAGGAGAGCTTGTAGTACGCAAAGCAAACGACGGAGAAAAATTTATTGGTTTAAATGGTAAAGAATACTCATTAAATAAAGACATAAGTGTTATTTCTGATGATAAAAACGTTCATGCAATTGCTGGAATTATAGGTAGTAAGTACAGTGAATGCACTCTTGAGACTACCGAAATCTTTTTAGAGTCTGCTTGGTTTGACCCTATTTCTATCACTAAATCTTCAAGGCAGCTAGGCATCTCCACAGACTCAAGTTACAGATTTGCACGTTCAGTCGACCCTGAATTTATCTTTGATGGAATCAATCTTGCAGCCAAAATGATTTTGGATTTATGTGGTGGAGAAGTGTCAAGTGTAGTGTCTGCTGGCAATCTAAATAAAGCTGATACTAAGGTAAATTTTGATTATCAAAACGTAAACAAACTTGGAAGTGTATATGCATCACCTAATGAGATATTTGATATTTTAACAAAGCTAGGGTTTAGTATCGATAAAAAAACTGAATGCAATTGGGATGTACAAGTACCAAGCTGGAGACCGGACGTAACCATACCTGCTGACTTAGTTGAAGAGGTAGTAAGAATATACGGCTATGATAAAATAAAGGAAGAGCAACTAGCAGAAGACGTTACAGTAGAAGAAGAGACACAAGATGATTTGCGCATTTTAATGACAAGCAGAGGGTTTCATGAAGTGATAACTTGGTCTTTTATGAGTGAATCAACAGCTAAGAAGTTTGGTTACTTGAATAAATTATTTATTATCGACAACCCATTTAATAATGACTTTAATATAATGAGACCAAGCATCATACCAAATTTGTTAAAAGTTACTGCAGATAATACTGCCCATGGTACACCTGATTTTGCAATTTTTGAAATTGGGCCAATTTATAATAACGAAGCTCAATCTAAGTACGTTTTAAGTGGAATTAGATCAGGAAATAATTCGCCGAAAAACCACTATAACACTGATAGAAAAATAGATATTTTTGACGCAAAGGCTGACCTCATAACAGCTTTGGAACTTTTTAATGTCAATTGTGATAATTTAGCAATAGAGAGAGCAGAAAAAGAATATTATCACCCAGGAAAATCAGGCTCCTTATCTTTTAGAAGTAAAATAGTTGGTTGTTTTGGAGAATTGCATCCGAGTATATTGGATTTTTTTAACATCAAACAAAAAATTGTAGGCTTTGAGTTGATATTAGAAAATATCGAAAATTTACCTATAAGTAGAAAAAAATTTATCGATTATAAATATCAAAGTGTAAAACGCGACTTTGCATTTATTGTAAATAAAGATGTAGCAGCAGGTAGTATAATCAATATGGTGAAAAAAAGCTCAGAGCTCATCACAGAAGTTTTGATATTTGATGTATATCATGGAAATAATATAGAATCGAATAAGATGTCTATAGCATTTTCAGTTACTTTCTGCTCTCCAACTCACACTTTAACTGAAGAGGAAATCCAAAAAGAATCAAATATGATAGTCAACTTAGTGTGTAAAAATACTGAAGGAACTTTGAGAGCTCATCATTAA
- the ileS gene encoding isoleucine--tRNA ligase encodes MNMKHYPDTSSSPDFSLLEKEIIKFWQENKIFEQSVEKRSKDNCFVFYDGPPFANGLPHYGHLLTGFIKDAFARYQTMLQKRVERRFGWDCHGLPAEMGAEKELRISGRTEIEKFGIEKFNNHCRTSVMQFSSEWEKYVNRQARWVDFHNDYKTMDKSFMESVMWAFKQLYDKGLVYESIRVVPYSWACETPLSNFETRLDNAYREKTSKAVTVAFELLENPKQFKQKCKLLAWTTTPWTLPSNLALAIGKDIEYCAMLVNGEVCIFAESYLEKFVGHCEQSNIQYENCNTKLKASDLAGLSYKPLFDYFKDTKNAFRVFSADYVTAEDGTGVVHTAPGFGEEDFYLCQSHDIRAVCPIDNGGKFTAEVSDLTGVHVFDANDTVIKKLKEQGSWFKTEQHIHNYPHCWRTDTPLIYRTMPSWYVAVTKFKSRMVELNKRVNWMPNHIRDGQFGKWLEGAHDWSISRNRFWGTPIPVWKSDDAKYPRVDVYGSIAELEQDFNVKIDDLHRPFIDTLTRPNPDDPTGKSVMRRVPDVFDCWFESGSMPFAQIHYPFENKEWFESNFPADFITEYIAQTRGWFYTLFVLSTALFDSEPFKNCICHGVVLDVKGQKLSKRLNNYADPMEVFDKYGSDALRFLMLSGSIVCGGNLLLDKEGKSIRDILKDVIKPIWNSYHFFTMYANADGIKAEVCKDYRSTIDRYMISKCFEAVEGIQASMNNYNSQEACKILTDFFEVLNNWYIRRSRERFWKSDLDQDKTDAYNVLYTVFYYMLRAAAPLLPLITETIWQGLKYKETSVHLSDFPQSDRYDSEFIAKMDLVREICNSALSIRNTFNMRIRQPLGSMTIYHRSSCDFLENEYQEIIRDEVNVKELEIVSELKEVASLELKLNFPLLGKKVADKIKKLVQYVKEEKWRQIENEQIFLGDETESYTIEKGEYELLLKANSEYSSVFDNNKGIVVLTTELNDELILEGLARDVVRLIQETRKQADFHISDRIRVIIKAEDEKIKEAITTWNKYIKEQTLALSLDTNKEIEADFYSKEYQGLTVGIKLIKLQN; translated from the coding sequence ATGAATATGAAGCATTATCCTGATACAAGCAGTAGTCCTGATTTTTCATTACTAGAAAAGGAAATCATAAAATTTTGGCAGGAAAATAAAATTTTTGAGCAATCAGTTGAGAAGCGTTCTAAGGATAATTGCTTTGTATTTTATGATGGGCCTCCGTTTGCAAACGGGCTTCCGCATTATGGACATTTACTCACTGGTTTCATCAAAGACGCATTTGCAAGATATCAAACCATGCTGCAAAAAAGAGTTGAACGTAGATTTGGTTGGGATTGCCATGGGCTACCGGCTGAGATGGGCGCGGAAAAAGAACTTAGAATATCTGGCAGAACTGAGATAGAGAAGTTTGGCATTGAAAAATTCAATAATCATTGCCGTACTTCTGTGATGCAATTTTCATCAGAATGGGAGAAGTATGTAAATAGACAAGCAAGATGGGTAGATTTTCACAATGACTATAAAACCATGGATAAATCATTTATGGAGTCGGTCATGTGGGCATTTAAGCAGCTTTATGATAAAGGTCTGGTGTATGAATCAATACGCGTTGTTCCCTATAGTTGGGCATGTGAAACTCCATTATCTAATTTTGAGACAAGGCTTGATAACGCATATAGAGAAAAAACTAGCAAAGCTGTAACTGTTGCGTTTGAACTTTTAGAAAATCCAAAGCAATTTAAACAAAAATGTAAATTACTTGCTTGGACTACAACGCCTTGGACATTGCCGAGTAACCTTGCACTGGCAATAGGAAAAGATATTGAGTATTGTGCAATGTTAGTAAATGGTGAAGTCTGCATCTTTGCTGAAAGTTATTTAGAGAAATTTGTCGGCCACTGTGAACAAAGCAATATTCAATATGAAAACTGTAATACAAAACTTAAAGCGAGTGATCTTGCAGGTCTTTCCTATAAACCACTGTTTGATTACTTTAAAGATACAAAAAATGCATTCCGTGTTTTCAGTGCTGATTATGTTACAGCAGAAGACGGCACTGGTGTTGTGCACACTGCTCCTGGATTTGGTGAAGAAGATTTTTACCTTTGCCAAAGCCATGATATTCGAGCTGTTTGTCCAATTGATAACGGTGGGAAATTTACTGCAGAAGTTTCAGATTTAACAGGAGTTCATGTTTTTGATGCCAATGATACAGTAATAAAAAAATTAAAAGAGCAGGGGAGTTGGTTTAAGACTGAGCAACATATTCATAATTATCCTCACTGCTGGAGAACTGATACTCCTTTGATCTATCGCACTATGCCTTCTTGGTACGTTGCTGTGACAAAGTTCAAAAGCAGAATGGTAGAGCTAAATAAGAGAGTTAATTGGATGCCAAATCATATAAGAGATGGTCAATTTGGAAAATGGCTTGAAGGAGCGCATGACTGGTCTATTTCACGCAATCGATTTTGGGGTACGCCAATTCCTGTGTGGAAATCAGATGATGCAAAATATCCAAGAGTGGATGTATATGGTTCGATAGCAGAACTAGAGCAAGATTTTAATGTTAAAATAGATGATTTGCACAGACCATTTATCGATACTTTAACAAGACCAAATCCTGATGATCCAACAGGAAAATCAGTTATGCGTCGTGTGCCTGATGTGTTTGATTGTTGGTTTGAGTCTGGCTCGATGCCGTTCGCGCAAATTCACTATCCGTTTGAAAATAAGGAGTGGTTTGAGAGTAATTTCCCTGCGGATTTTATTACTGAATATATAGCACAAACAAGAGGATGGTTTTATACGCTTTTTGTGCTTTCCACTGCTTTATTTGATAGTGAGCCATTTAAGAATTGCATATGCCACGGTGTGGTTCTTGATGTGAAAGGTCAGAAATTATCCAAACGTTTGAATAATTATGCAGATCCAATGGAGGTTTTTGACAAATATGGTTCTGATGCGCTGCGTTTTCTTATGCTATCTGGTTCCATTGTTTGCGGTGGTAATTTACTACTCGACAAAGAAGGAAAATCAATACGAGATATTCTGAAGGACGTAATAAAACCTATTTGGAATAGTTATCACTTTTTCACTATGTATGCAAATGCAGATGGGATTAAAGCTGAAGTTTGCAAGGACTATAGAAGTACTATTGATCGTTACATGATTTCCAAATGTTTTGAAGCTGTGGAAGGTATCCAAGCTTCTATGAACAACTATAACTCCCAGGAGGCTTGCAAAATCCTGACAGATTTCTTTGAAGTGCTAAATAACTGGTATATTCGTCGCAGTCGCGAGCGTTTTTGGAAAAGTGACTTAGATCAAGATAAAACCGACGCTTATAATGTTCTGTACACAGTTTTTTATTACATGCTTCGAGCTGCAGCTCCTTTGTTGCCACTCATAACAGAGACTATATGGCAAGGGCTTAAGTACAAAGAAACATCTGTTCATTTGTCTGATTTTCCACAATCAGATAGATATGACAGTGAATTCATTGCCAAGATGGATTTGGTAAGAGAGATATGTAACTCTGCATTATCCATCAGAAATACGTTTAACATGCGCATCAGGCAGCCACTTGGCAGTATGACCATTTATCATAGGTCTTCCTGCGATTTCCTTGAAAATGAATATCAAGAGATAATAAGAGATGAGGTGAATGTAAAAGAACTAGAAATAGTAAGTGAGTTGAAAGAAGTTGCGTCACTAGAGCTAAAACTAAATTTTCCGCTACTTGGTAAGAAGGTTGCAGATAAAATCAAGAAACTAGTTCAATATGTCAAAGAAGAAAAGTGGAGACAAATTGAGAATGAGCAAATATTTCTGGGAGATGAAACAGAGAGCTATACTATAGAAAAAGGTGAGTATGAACTATTGTTAAAAGCAAATAGTGAATATTCTTCTGTATTTGATAACAATAAAGGGATTGTTGTTCTGACTACTGAGCTCAATGACGAACTAATTCTAGAAGGACTCGCAAGAGATGTTGTGAGGCTTATTCAAGAAACTAGAAAACAAGCTGATTTTCATATATCAGATAGAATCAGAGTAATAATTAAAGCAGAAGATGAGAAAATTAAGGAAGCAATAACTACATGGAATAAATATATAAAAGAGCAGACCCTTGCCTTATCTTTGGACACTAATAAAGAGATCGAGGCCGATTTCTATTCTAAGGAATACCAAGGTTTGACAGTTGGTATTAAGTTAATAAAGTTGCAAAATTAG
- the recJ gene encoding single-stranded-DNA-specific exonuclease RecJ, which translates to MLLDIEKRSITNALWKLQEADQREILTLIQRFELPEILARILVSRGVNIENAHDFLHPLIRSLLPDPFYLLDMDKAVSRIIKAINNNENIAIFGDYDVDGATSSALINRYLRTIGTHSIIYIPDRVDEGYGLNVDALLQLKKNGIDLCISVDCGTLAYQPIEDAKVFGLDIIVVDHHLGTEKLPNAVAVVNPNRLDESSPYTNLAAVGVSFLLIVALNRSLREQGFFTHKKEPDLFDLLDLVALGTVCDVMQITGLNRAFVLQGLKVMSARKNVGLRILFDALGILEKPSVSRLGFSIGPCINAGGRIGEASLGARLLSTDNEEEAHSIALKLIDLNNARKVLENEALLEATTQAEKFTLLGVNFIMVSGNWHQGIIGIIASRLKEQFHLPTIVISLNNGIGKASCRSISGVDIGAAVLSAKFTNLIIEGGGHSMAAGFSIKEDKISDLHDFFTERFANSTNDKIIKADGIVTAKAINLSLWNQLQRLEPFGVGNPEPRFIIQGAKIRKPEVIGVDHIKCFIADDNVMVKAIAFRSANTEIGSAIMQGNVKAILGKISMNYWNGNEFIQLMIEDVLTIS; encoded by the coding sequence ATGCTACTTGATATTGAAAAACGCAGCATAACAAATGCACTGTGGAAGTTACAAGAAGCAGATCAAAGGGAGATTTTAACTCTTATACAGAGATTTGAGTTGCCAGAAATATTAGCAAGAATATTAGTTAGTCGTGGTGTTAACATAGAAAATGCACATGACTTCTTACATCCACTAATCAGATCACTATTACCAGATCCCTTTTACCTCCTTGATATGGACAAAGCTGTTTCTCGCATAATAAAAGCAATAAACAATAATGAAAATATTGCAATATTTGGTGACTATGATGTTGATGGAGCAACGTCATCAGCATTGATTAATAGGTATTTAAGAACGATTGGAACACACTCTATAATCTATATTCCAGATCGTGTTGATGAGGGCTATGGATTAAACGTAGATGCTTTATTACAACTTAAAAAGAACGGAATTGACTTATGTATTTCTGTTGATTGTGGTACGCTTGCATATCAACCAATAGAAGATGCAAAGGTTTTTGGGCTTGATATTATAGTTGTCGATCATCACCTTGGTACAGAAAAGTTACCAAACGCTGTAGCAGTTGTTAATCCCAACCGCCTTGATGAAAGCTCTCCTTATACTAACCTTGCAGCAGTTGGAGTGTCATTTCTGCTAATTGTTGCCCTTAACAGAAGCCTACGTGAGCAAGGATTTTTTACCCACAAAAAAGAACCAGATTTATTTGATCTACTGGATTTGGTTGCTCTTGGAACTGTTTGCGATGTTATGCAGATCACAGGCCTAAATAGGGCTTTTGTTTTACAAGGATTAAAGGTTATGTCAGCAAGAAAAAACGTTGGCTTGCGTATTTTATTTGATGCTTTGGGAATCCTTGAAAAACCAAGTGTTTCACGATTAGGGTTTAGTATTGGGCCATGCATAAATGCTGGAGGAAGAATTGGAGAAGCATCACTCGGTGCAAGGTTGCTTTCCACTGATAATGAAGAAGAGGCGCATTCAATCGCGCTAAAATTAATAGATTTAAATAATGCAAGGAAGGTGTTAGAAAATGAGGCTCTCTTAGAAGCTACAACACAGGCAGAAAAATTTACCTTATTAGGTGTAAATTTTATAATGGTAAGTGGCAATTGGCATCAAGGAATAATTGGTATCATTGCATCAAGACTAAAGGAGCAGTTTCACCTACCAACGATAGTGATATCTTTAAACAACGGAATAGGAAAAGCAAGTTGTAGGTCAATTTCTGGAGTAGATATTGGTGCCGCGGTTCTTTCTGCAAAATTTACCAACCTAATCATTGAAGGTGGTGGTCACAGTATGGCAGCGGGATTTTCGATTAAGGAAGACAAAATAAGTGATCTACATGATTTTTTTACTGAAAGATTTGCAAACTCTACAAATGACAAAATCATAAAAGCCGATGGCATAGTAACAGCTAAAGCAATAAACTTATCCCTGTGGAATCAATTGCAACGCTTAGAGCCATTTGGTGTTGGCAACCCTGAACCGAGATTTATCATTCAGGGAGCAAAGATAAGAAAGCCGGAAGTTATAGGAGTTGATCATATAAAATGTTTTATTGCTGATGATAATGTTATGGTAAAAGCTATTGCGTTTCGCTCTGCAAATACTGAGATTGGCTCTGCTATTATGCAGGGTAATGTTAAAGCCATTTTGGGTAAAATCTCTATGAATTACTGGAATGGCAATGAATTTATACAACTTATGATAGAAGATGTCTTAACCATTAGTTAA